One Paraburkholderia caffeinilytica DNA segment encodes these proteins:
- a CDS encoding Hsp20/alpha crystallin family protein: MSDLYFGTDLFGEFDRLQQQMAQLFGGFPSSIRAGRFGAFPQINIGATDESIEIVAFAPGINATELDVSVDKGLLTISGERKSTQPDTGSETRTYAQERFAGIFRRVIELPETADPDKVQARYENGCLSISIGRRESSKPRAITVQ, from the coding sequence ATGAGCGATCTTTACTTCGGAACCGACCTCTTCGGCGAGTTTGACCGCCTGCAGCAGCAGATGGCGCAACTCTTCGGCGGTTTCCCGTCCAGCATCCGCGCCGGCCGTTTCGGCGCGTTTCCTCAGATCAACATCGGTGCGACCGACGAGTCGATCGAGATTGTCGCCTTCGCCCCAGGCATCAACGCCACCGAACTCGACGTATCGGTCGACAAGGGCCTGCTGACCATCAGCGGCGAACGCAAATCGACACAACCTGACACTGGTAGCGAGACGCGCACCTATGCGCAGGAGCGCTTTGCCGGCATCTTCCGGCGCGTCATCGAGCTGCCGGAGACCGCCGATCCCGATAAGGTTCAGGCGCGCTACGAAAATGGCTGCCTGTCGATCAGCATCGGCAGGCGCGAATCGTCCAAGCCGCGCGCTATCACTGTCCAGTAA
- a CDS encoding Hsp20/alpha crystallin family protein, producing MTDTTQLAERDQSAVARRDTEQPARRITLTPAVDIYEDPQGVTLWADLPGVTKDKLDVKVHDSSLSIEAEAVVPTRANLRLQHAEVREPHFARTFTLSPDFDTSKIEANLQDGVLKLTIPRRDEARPRRIEVKTS from the coding sequence ATGACTGACACGACCCAACTGGCTGAACGCGACCAATCCGCAGTGGCGCGTCGCGACACTGAACAGCCCGCGCGCCGGATCACGCTCACCCCGGCCGTCGACATATACGAGGACCCCCAGGGCGTCACGCTGTGGGCTGATCTGCCCGGCGTGACGAAGGACAAGCTGGACGTCAAAGTTCACGACAGCAGCCTCTCGATCGAGGCCGAGGCGGTGGTGCCGACGCGGGCAAACCTGCGGCTGCAGCATGCCGAGGTCCGCGAACCGCACTTCGCCCGGACGTTCACGCTGTCACCGGACTTCGATACGTCAAAGATCGAGGCGAACCTCCAGGACGGGGTGCTGAAGCTGACGATCCCACGCCGCGACGAGGCGCGTCCACGGCGCATCGAAGTCAAGACCAGCTGA
- a CDS encoding RNA polymerase subunit sigma-28 gives MKTAISYRNISELARPDLERLVGNLLGRHLQPHLSHFPAELVRLRATLERSGHRSLYRARLRLGLPSATLACSDESPELEKALELSFVELERQLERHSAHLRHEDNWRRKERRAGLRRLKGAAAGPVAAGLALFSELVRPLLPELKRFVERELAYLQARGDLAPGDPAVDEVVDETLARACERLARRPRKLEPRQWLYQIALDLLAEDVSRRQTDEGRWISLEGRPPVQLREPHEDDDEILFEYWQPDEVLRLEDVTPAADGTPEEELSAKETRRLVAALIADMPTSWRQALVLCRMEAVPRASAAQVLGTSEHELKRWLVDADAFLKARLRELRFTPQDAGVAGDYVVAGMPPPASRLTREFDDATRGDTPRRARHGGER, from the coding sequence ATGAAAACGGCGATCAGTTACCGGAACATTTCGGAGCTTGCCCGCCCCGACCTGGAACGATTGGTTGGCAATCTCCTCGGCCGACACCTCCAGCCGCACCTGTCGCACTTCCCCGCCGAACTCGTCCGGTTGCGTGCGACCCTCGAACGAAGCGGCCATCGCAGTCTCTACCGGGCAAGGCTCCGGCTCGGATTGCCGAGTGCCACGCTCGCCTGCTCGGACGAGTCGCCCGAACTCGAAAAAGCCCTCGAACTGTCCTTCGTGGAACTGGAGCGGCAACTCGAGCGCCACAGCGCCCACCTGCGTCACGAGGACAACTGGCGCCGCAAGGAGCGCCGCGCCGGGTTGCGTCGGCTCAAAGGCGCGGCGGCCGGTCCGGTCGCAGCCGGGCTAGCGCTGTTCAGTGAGCTCGTGCGCCCATTGCTGCCGGAGCTCAAGCGCTTCGTGGAGCGCGAACTCGCCTACCTGCAGGCGCGCGGCGACCTCGCACCAGGGGACCCCGCCGTGGATGAGGTCGTCGACGAGACGCTGGCCCGCGCCTGCGAAAGACTCGCGCGGCGTCCACGCAAGCTCGAGCCGAGACAGTGGCTCTACCAGATCGCGCTCGACTTGCTCGCCGAGGACGTGAGCCGCCGGCAGACCGACGAGGGCCGCTGGATCTCCCTGGAAGGCAGACCGCCGGTTCAGTTGCGCGAGCCGCACGAAGACGATGACGAGATCCTGTTCGAATACTGGCAACCCGACGAAGTGCTGCGACTCGAAGACGTGACGCCGGCGGCCGACGGTACGCCCGAAGAGGAATTGAGCGCAAAGGAAACACGTCGACTCGTGGCAGCGCTTATTGCAGACATGCCGACGTCGTGGCGCCAGGCGCTGGTGCTGTGCCGGATGGAAGCCGTGCCCCGAGCCTCCGCCGCTCAGGTGCTCGGCACCAGCGAGCACGAACTCAAGCGCTGGCTCGTGGATGCCGATGCGTTTCTCAAGGCCCGACTCCGCGAGCTGCGATTCACGCCCCAGGACGCAGGCGTGGCCGGAGACTACGTCGTGGCCGGCATGCCGCCACCGGCGTCCCGGCTGACCCGGGAGTTCGATGACGCCACGCGGGGAGATACGCCGCGTAGGGCTCGGCATGGAGGTGAACGATGA